The DNA segment GCCACGGGCAAGCGGATCGGGTCCCGCACGGACACCCTCGCTCCGCGTCGCACCGAGGTGCCGGTGACGATGACGGCGCGCCTGTCGGTCGCCGGCGGGGCACAGCGCGGCTCCGGGCCGGTCGTCGTACACGTGGCGCTGGTGGGGCGCTCCCAGTCGCTCCACTTCACCCTGAGAGGCACCCCATGACACACCCCGCGGTGGTGGTCACCACCAGCTGGGACGACGGACACCGGCTCGATCCGCGACTGGCCGGCCTGCTGGAGAAGTACGGCGTACCCGCCACGTTCTACATCGCCCCGCGCAACATCGAGTTCGACGCCGCGGACCGCCTTCCCCCCTCTGGAATCAGGGAGTTGGCGGACCGGGGCTTCGAGATCGGCGGGCACACGCTGAGCCACAGGCGGCTGCCGCTGATCCCCGAGGCCGAGGCCCGGGAGGAGATCGAGGCGGGCAAGGCCGAACTCGAGGACGTCACCGGTGCCGAGGTGACGAGCTTCTGCTACCCGCGCGGTGAGTACCGGCCGGTGCACGTCCGGCAGGCGGCGAAGGCGCGCTTCACCCTCGCGCGCACGGTCGTACGCGGTTCGCTGGGAACCGGACCCTTGATGGAGGCGGCCACGACGGTGAACGCCTATGCGCACAGGGTGGACGTGCCCCTGGTTCTCAGGCTGGCGGCCGGCAACCCGGCCAAGGCCGCGCGAATGTATCTGAACTGGGATGAACTAGCCATCCACTGGTTCGAGTTGTGCCGTCGCGATGGCGGCGTCTACCACCTGTGGGGACACAGCTGGGAGGTCGACGAGCGCGGCGACTGGGACCGTCTTGAGCGGGTGCTGGCACACATCGGCGGCCGGACGGACGTCCGGTACGTCACCAACGGCGAACTGCCCGGGATGGGGATCGCATGAGCACGGTCGTCCAGATCACGCCCTACTACCCGCCGCATCTGGGCGGGTTGGAGCGGGTGGTGGAGAGCCTCGCCGCCGGCCTGGCCGAGCGGCACGACGTCCGTGTTCTCACCACCGGCATCGGCGCCGAGGGAGCGGCCCGCCTC comes from the Streptomyces sp. NBC_00820 genome and includes:
- a CDS encoding polysaccharide deacetylase family protein: MTHPAVVVTTSWDDGHRLDPRLAGLLEKYGVPATFYIAPRNIEFDAADRLPPSGIRELADRGFEIGGHTLSHRRLPLIPEAEAREEIEAGKAELEDVTGAEVTSFCYPRGEYRPVHVRQAAKARFTLARTVVRGSLGTGPLMEAATTVNAYAHRVDVPLVLRLAAGNPAKAARMYLNWDELAIHWFELCRRDGGVYHLWGHSWEVDERGDWDRLERVLAHIGGRTDVRYVTNGELPGMGIA